A segment of the Candidatus Synechococcus calcipolaris G9 genome:
GTAAGGACTCCGTGACCGTGCCTTCAATTTCGATGGCATCTTGCTTAGACACGACTAACTCTCCCCACCAATTTGACGTTGAATGGCCGCTGTCACTTCTGGAATGGAGAGGGTTCCATCAATGTGGACAAATTTGGGATGGGATTTGTAGATCTCAATCATAGGCAAGGTTTCCTGCTCGTAGACATGAACACGCTTGAGGATGGTTTCGGGGGTATCATCACTGCGTTTTTGCTCCGACTGCGCCGCTGCTTCCTTAGCTCGGTTTAAGGCCCGATCCTGCAATGTGGCAGCGGGAACATCTAAAAAAAGTAAATAATTATAGGGTTGACGAATTTTCTCAAGCATTTTCTCTAATGCTAGGGATTGGGGAACATTGCGAGGAAAGCCATCCAGGAGCCAGCCCTGTTGAGCATCCGCTTCTACCATGCGATTAGCCA
Coding sequences within it:
- a CDS encoding adenylate kinase, which produces MRLILFGGPGSGKGTQASFLVKEWGIPHISTGDILRKERAQGTELGKQAQTYMDQGALVPDQVIVNMVANRMVEADAQQGWLLDGFPRNVPQSLALEKMLEKIRQPYNYLLFLDVPAATLQDRALNRAKEAAAQSEQKRSDDTPETILKRVHVYEQETLPMIEIYKSHPKFVHIDGTLSIPEVTAAIQRQIGGES